The nucleotide window GCCTGTGCTTTACTGCTGCTACCTCCTGGGAAGAGCTGGCGGCCAATCCCCGCTACCGGCCGGCCCTGCCGGAACTGGTGCCTGAAGCAGCAGAGGAGGAAGAGGAGACAGTGCCGCTAGAGCCCGGTTCCCTGCTTTTTTACAATGGCCTGGGCGGGTTTAGCCCTGACGGCAGGGAATACGTGATCTGGCTCAAGGAAGGGCAAACAACTCCGGCCCCCTGGCTCAATGTGCTGGCCAATCCCGGTTTTGGCTGCAATATAACGGAAGCGGGGGCAGGTTACACCTGGGCGGAAAACAGCCGGGAAAACAAACTCACCCCCTGGTCCAATGATCCGGTAAGTGACCCGCCCGGGGAGGTCATTTATCTGCGGGATGAAAGCAATGGCCGCTACTGGAGCCTAACGCCCCAGCCTATCCGGGAAAAACGGGACTACCTGATCCGCCATGGGCAGGGTTATACGGTGTTTCAGCAGCAGGGCCACGGGCTGGGCCAGGAATTAACTGTCTTTGTAGCCGGTCAGGATCCGGTTAAGCTCTGTCTGGTCAAGTTGCATAACTACTCTTCCCGGCCGCGACGACTGACTTTGACCTACTACCTGCGCCCGGTTATGGGGGTAGACAGCAAGAGCACAGCTCCCTACCTGGTCAGCCGCAGCTATGGGGAAAAAGGCATCCTGCTCTTTACCAATACCTATAACCACGATTTTCCGGGCCGCCTGCTTTTTGTTGACTGTTCCGAAAGCAGGCGCAGCTGGACAGCTGATGGGCTGGAGTTTATCGGGGCCAATGGCACTCTGGAATTCCCTGCGGCTATGAAACGGACCGGGCTTTCCGGCCGGGTGGGGGCTGGGCTGGTGCCTGCCGGGGTGATGCAGACAACCCTGGAGCTGGCTCCCGGCGAAACCCGGGAAGTGGTCTTTCTCCTCGGCCAGGCCCGCTCGGAGGCAGAGGTGGAAACCCTCTGCGCCCGTTATAGCCGGGTGGAGGAAGCCAGAGCCGAGCTGGCACGGGTCAAAGCTTTCTGGCAGGAGCGGCTGGGAGCCCTGCTGGTAAAAACCCCGGATCAGGCCCTGGATTTACTGCTCAATGGCTGGCTGCTTTATCAAGTGATAGCTTGCCGGCTCTGGTCCCGGGCAGCTTTCTACCAGTCCGGAGGAGCTTATGGTTTCCGGGACCAGTTGCAGGACGTGATGGCCGTGGCCTATACCTGGCCAGAGCTAACCAGGAAGCAGATAATGCTTCATGCTGCCCATCAGTTCCTGGAGGGGGATGTGCAGCACTGGTGGCATCCGGGGGCGGAGAAAGGCATACGCACTCGTTATTCCGATGACTTGCTCTGGCTCCCTTATGTGACTGCTGACTATATCAGGGTGACCGGTGACTGGTCTATCCTGGCGGAGGAAGCTGGTTACCTGGAGGATGAGCCTCTGGCCGCCGGGGAAGATGAGCGGTACAGCATACCCAGGCAGTCCCAGCACCGGGAGAGTCTTTACCAGCACTGCCTGAGGGCCATCGACCATGCCCTTAAATTCGGACCCCATGGCTTGCCCTTAATGGGTTGCGGGGACTGGAATGATGGCATGAACAAGGTTGGCCACCGGGGCCAGGGGGAAAGTGTCTGGCTGGCCTGGTTTCTGTGTACCGTGCTGGAGCGGTTTATCCCCATCTGCCGGGCCCAGGGGGACCTGGAGCGGGCTGAGAAATTCGCGGATTTGCGCCAGCAACTGGCTGAAGCTATTGAAAAACATGCCTGGGATGGCAGCTGGTATCGCCGGGCCTATTTCGATGACGGCACTCCCCTGGGATCGGCGGAGAACAGTGAATGCAAAATCGATGCTATCGCCCAATCCTGGTCGGTAATTTCCGGCCTGGGACGGCCCCGCCGGGCGGAGGAAGCTATGCGGGCGGTAGAAAACTATCTGGTGGACCGGGAAGCGGGGATTATCAAGCTTCTGACTCCACCCTTTGGTGATGGCGAGCTTGAACCCGGCTATATCAAGGGCTATGTGCCGGGTGTGCGGGAAAATGGCGGCCAGTACACCCATGCCGCTGTTTGGACCGCACTGGCCTTTGCCCTGCTGGGCCAGGGGGACAAAGCAGGAGAGCTGCTGAGTCTGCTCAACCCCATCAACCACGCCCGCACCAGTATCGAAGCCATGCGCTATAAAGTAGAACCCTATGTCCTGGCTGCTGATGTTTATGCTGTTGCCCCCAATACCGGCCGGGGCGGCTGGACCTGGTATACCGGGGCCGCCGGCTGGTTCTACCGGGTGGCTATTGAGCATATACTGGGGCTGAAAAAGGAAGGGAACCGGCTGCGTTTCAATCCCTGTATTCCCCGGGACTGGGCGGAGTATCAGGTGCAGTACCGCTTTGGTTCTACCCTCTACCTGATTCAGGTGCGCAATCCTGAGCGCATGAATCGAGGGGTAAAGAGGGTAGTGGTGGATGGCAGGGAAAAGCAGGATGGAGCGGTGGAGCTGGTGGATGATGGGGAGCAGCACCGGGTTGAGGTGATCATAGGGTAAAAGAAACCAGGGACACCGTTAGGGTAGTGTCCCTGGTTTCTTTGCTTAATACTAGCTAGGGTGAACATAAGGGAGAACGGTTTTGATCAGTTTTTTTACCAGCTCAAGTTCTTTTGGTGAGCATTTATTAAGTAATTCATTTATTTCAATATCACTAACATAATTGTAGGCGTTACCGACATCATGTATATAATAATTATTGTAGGCGGTTTTACCGAAAACGAGGAAATCCAGAGATACATGCAAACAATTAGCTACTTTAGCTAAAACGGGAAGGCTCATTTGTCGTTCTCCCCGTTCCAGTTGACCGACATAGTAGTCTGACAGCTCGATGATTTCAGCAAATTCTTCCCGGGAAAGCCCCAGTTTTTCTCTTTCTGTCCGTATTCTCTGTCCAATTTCTTTATTATTTATTTCCTTATTTTTTTTCATCCTGTTCACTCCCTGCTCAAAAATACTTTATCCAATTTCCAGCTGCAACTGAATATGCAACAAGCATATATTTTTTGTTTGCATTGATCTGAATTTTGTTGTAAAATTATGTTAATCTTTGGATACAGGGAGTGGAAAATGGGTGGGAAAGAAGGATAAAATAGAAATAGCAAGAAGTATCCTTACTAATGCCATGAATATGA belongs to Carboxydocella sporoproducens DSM 16521 and includes:
- a CDS encoding helix-turn-helix domain-containing protein, which encodes MKKNKEINNKEIGQRIRTEREKLGLSREEFAEIIELSDYYVGQLERGERQMSLPVLAKVANCLHVSLDFLVFGKTAYNNYYIHDVGNAYNYVSDIEINELLNKCSPKELELVKKLIKTVLPYVHPS